In candidate division KSB1 bacterium, one genomic interval encodes:
- a CDS encoding ATP-binding protein: MILTKLNYRENEGMANYWKIDDLHFGMLNLIIALNATGKTRLVNVISNLAKILSKKTSIRNGIWDLEFKTDTNEKYKYKLTIVNRQIKKEEIKIGAKILLKRELDKGTIYSYKSKKKLRIRPPKNELIPQVRRDIQEFPYLEEIFEWADSFLGYQFTNVRPNTFLLVANEAEENLEDLGATPMLLERALKDKNITKSIIEDFTCIGYPINKVSVKSTLVSGIANPVLMTSVQENDLECEIEQLTMSQGMYRAFSMIVILNYILHQQKKCTIVIDDVGEGLDFERSSSLTKLLIKKLKGTEIQMIMTSNDRFLINTVPLKYINILERKSHIVKSYNYHNSKKIFDDFKYTGLNNFDLLSSKMFRPNGEDLG, from the coding sequence ATGATTTTGACAAAACTTAATTATCGCGAAAATGAAGGTATGGCCAATTATTGGAAAATCGATGATTTACATTTTGGCATGCTAAATTTAATTATTGCACTAAACGCGACAGGAAAAACAAGATTAGTAAATGTAATTTCAAATTTGGCAAAAATATTGTCAAAAAAAACATCAATTAGAAATGGCATCTGGGATCTCGAATTCAAAACCGATACTAATGAAAAGTACAAGTATAAATTAACAATTGTAAACAGACAGATAAAAAAGGAAGAGATAAAAATAGGCGCTAAAATTCTATTGAAGAGAGAACTAGATAAAGGAACTATTTATTCATACAAATCTAAAAAGAAATTGCGTATTAGGCCCCCTAAAAATGAGTTGATTCCCCAGGTGCGCCGAGACATTCAAGAGTTTCCGTACTTGGAAGAAATTTTTGAGTGGGCTGATAGTTTCCTTGGATATCAGTTTACTAATGTCAGGCCCAATACCTTCTTATTAGTTGCCAATGAAGCTGAAGAAAATCTCGAAGATTTAGGTGCTACGCCAATGCTTTTAGAAAGAGCGCTTAAAGATAAAAATATTACGAAATCAATAATTGAAGATTTTACATGTATAGGGTATCCTATTAATAAAGTATCTGTTAAATCGACATTGGTATCGGGAATCGCTAATCCCGTCTTAATGACAAGTGTACAAGAAAATGATCTCGAATGTGAGATAGAGCAACTAACAATGTCACAGGGTATGTATAGAGCTTTTTCAATGATAGTTATTTTAAATTACATTCTCCACCAACAAAAAAAATGCACGATTGTTATCGATGATGTAGGAGAGGGATTAGATTTTGAACGATCATCTTCATTAACAAAGTTATTAATAAAAAAACTCAAAGGAACTGAGATTCAAATGATAATGACGTCCAATGACAGATTTTTAATCAACACTGTTCCATTGAAATATATCAATATTTTGGAAAGAAAAAGTCATATTGTTAAGTCGTACAATTACCACAATAGTAAAAAAATATTTGATGACTTTAAATATACAGGTTTAAACAACTTTGATTTACTGAGTAGTAAAATGTTTAGACCTAATGGGGAAGATCTTGGTTAA
- the bshB1 gene encoding bacillithiol biosynthesis deacetylase BshB1, whose translation MHIDVLAFGAHPDDIELTCAGTIIKLGAMGYKTGVIALTRGELGTRGTAEIRAQEFEAAEKIMGLSVHKMLDIPDGNIAATQENKLKVIREIRKHKPRIVFAPYWKVRHPDHGHASHLVREAAFFSGLKKIDTGQEAHRPFKVIYYPGRFEFVPSFIVDVSEYHGQKVEAIQAYKSQFHNPEKNKYGDEETNISTPEFLEAIITRDKQYGSYIGVKYGEPFLVREAMRLDDPVDFFGPEYLTGIQ comes from the coding sequence ATGCACATTGATGTTTTAGCATTCGGCGCACACCCGGACGACATCGAATTAACCTGCGCCGGCACAATTATCAAGCTTGGCGCAATGGGTTACAAAACCGGGGTGATCGCCTTAACCCGGGGCGAGCTGGGTACTCGCGGTACTGCCGAAATCCGGGCGCAGGAGTTCGAGGCAGCAGAGAAAATCATGGGCCTCTCGGTGCATAAAATGCTTGATATTCCCGACGGGAATATTGCAGCAACTCAGGAGAACAAACTTAAAGTCATTCGGGAAATCCGTAAACATAAACCGAGGATTGTGTTTGCGCCTTACTGGAAAGTACGCCACCCGGACCACGGGCATGCCTCGCACCTGGTTCGCGAGGCCGCTTTCTTTTCCGGTCTAAAAAAAATCGACACAGGGCAGGAAGCTCACCGGCCGTTTAAAGTCATTTACTATCCTGGCCGCTTCGAATTTGTACCGTCATTTATTGTCGATGTTTCGGAATACCATGGGCAAAAAGTGGAAGCGATTCAGGCCTATAAATCGCAATTTCATAACCCTGAAAAAAACAAATACGGCGATGAAGAAACAAATATCAGCACACCTGAGTTTCTTGAGGCGATTATTACACGAGATAAGCAGTACGGTTCGTATATCGGGGTTAAATATGGCGAACCCTTCTTGGTTCGGGAGGCGATGCGGTTAGATGATCCAGTTGACTTTTTCGGCCCTGAGTATTTAACCGGGATTCAGTAA
- the bshC gene encoding bacillithiol biosynthesis cysteine-adding enzyme BshC produces the protein MPGVKPLVADYLTDFTKVSEFYNGDYRQPKDFLDRTDSVKSRELPLGQLVPILKEQNQKFGCGVQTLEKIDLLLERRACAVVTGQQTGLFGGPLFTIYKALTAIKLAERLSRTCEGCFVPVFWLASDDHDFLEVNHININDKSNQPLKITYNGHSSDNKIPVSEIKLNDQVDSLLQKLDDETNRSEFKAEILNQLSAAYLPETIFSQAFGAWLTALFKTFGLILIDASDTRIKKLGATVFRKEIAEDSPSTKSAIAASTRLNEKNYHSQVQLKQSFLNLFYVERERNSIEIKDGSFSVKGTENSFTKDELLHKLETQPERFSPNVLLRPLYQDALLPTVAYVAGSAELAYYAQMKGIYDVFDIPMPIIYPRKSLTLLEGKIEKVLDNYDLKVPDFWNNVEALINEIAKAQLPESLEKRIRCASLCVNKNLQALEDTVIEFEPTLKNTVENVKGRILGQMDGLEKKILQAYKKRNEVIGQQIHKAQNSLYPNNNFQERELNILPYLFKYGLGFIDQLYESLDISNFEHQVIKI, from the coding sequence ATGCCCGGTGTCAAACCGTTGGTCGCCGATTATTTAACTGATTTTACCAAGGTCTCTGAGTTTTACAATGGCGATTACCGGCAGCCGAAAGACTTTCTGGATAGAACTGATTCAGTAAAGTCGCGAGAGCTGCCTTTGGGACAACTCGTGCCTATTCTAAAAGAGCAAAATCAAAAGTTCGGCTGCGGAGTGCAAACTTTAGAAAAAATTGACCTGCTGCTGGAAAGGCGCGCGTGTGCTGTCGTTACCGGGCAGCAAACGGGTTTGTTTGGCGGACCGCTTTTCACTATTTACAAAGCCCTCACTGCCATCAAACTTGCCGAACGTTTGAGCCGGACTTGCGAGGGGTGTTTCGTCCCCGTTTTCTGGCTGGCTTCGGATGATCACGACTTTCTCGAAGTGAACCACATTAATATCAATGATAAAAGCAATCAACCTTTAAAAATAACTTATAACGGCCATAGTAGCGACAACAAAATTCCGGTTTCCGAGATTAAACTAAACGACCAAGTTGACTCGCTTTTGCAAAAGTTAGATGATGAAACCAATCGATCGGAATTCAAAGCAGAGATTTTAAACCAACTGTCGGCGGCTTACCTTCCTGAAACAATTTTTTCGCAAGCTTTTGGGGCCTGGCTCACAGCGCTTTTTAAGACATTTGGCCTCATTCTCATCGACGCCAGCGATACAAGAATCAAGAAATTAGGCGCGACGGTTTTTAGAAAAGAAATTGCTGAAGACTCCCCGTCTACTAAAAGTGCAATTGCGGCATCTACCCGGTTGAACGAAAAAAATTACCATTCGCAAGTGCAACTCAAACAAAGTTTTTTAAACCTGTTTTATGTAGAAAGAGAGAGAAACTCTATCGAAATTAAGGACGGCAGCTTTTCGGTTAAGGGCACTGAGAACTCGTTTACGAAAGACGAACTCCTGCATAAATTGGAAACCCAGCCAGAACGATTTAGTCCGAATGTACTGTTGCGCCCTTTGTACCAGGATGCGCTTTTACCGACTGTTGCTTATGTCGCCGGGTCTGCTGAACTTGCTTATTACGCGCAAATGAAGGGGATTTACGACGTTTTCGATATTCCAATGCCAATCATTTATCCCAGAAAAAGCCTGACATTATTGGAAGGCAAAATCGAAAAAGTTTTGGACAATTACGATTTGAAAGTCCCGGATTTTTGGAACAATGTTGAAGCTCTGATTAACGAAATCGCCAAAGCGCAGTTACCTGAGTCACTGGAAAAACGAATTAGGTGTGCCTCTTTATGTGTAAACAAGAATTTACAGGCGCTTGAAGACACAGTCATTGAATTTGAGCCGACTTTAAAAAACACGGTCGAAAATGTGAAGGGCCGGATTCTGGGCCAGATGGATGGTTTGGAAAAAAAGATTTTGCAGGCTTATAAAAAACGCAACGAGGTCATCGGACAGCAGATTCATAAAGCCCAAAACAGTCTTTATCCAAATAATAATTTTCAGGAACGGGAGCTGAATATCCTGCCGTATTTGTTTAAATATGGATTGGGTTTCATCGACCAACTTTATGAGTCTCTGGATATTTCAAATTTTGAGCACCAAGTTATAAAAATTTAA
- a CDS encoding methyltransferase domain-containing protein, with protein MTWYKDWFGEDYLKVYPHRDEVEAKKQVDFVANVLDLKLAKKILDLGCGNGRHANELSGKGYHVTCLDLSSVLVSLAKEKYGSASCCIRFVRADMRHIPFANAFDSVVSFFTTFGYFKTDAENLQTLKSIQAALKPGGSFFQDYLNKEYVVENLVPVDSRQVNGFEIIQERQYNRTAERIEKKITLKENGEAREYFESVRLYTLEEMKSLLAKTRLKLEKTFGDFDGSSFNSKSPRLLLVGKKEPSN; from the coding sequence ATGACCTGGTACAAGGATTGGTTCGGCGAAGACTATCTAAAAGTCTATCCGCACCGCGACGAAGTGGAAGCAAAAAAGCAAGTTGATTTTGTTGCAAATGTTCTCGACTTAAAACTGGCAAAAAAAATTCTTGATCTGGGCTGCGGCAACGGCCGGCATGCTAATGAGCTCTCCGGGAAAGGATATCACGTTACCTGCCTCGATTTATCCTCAGTGCTTGTATCTTTGGCCAAGGAAAAATACGGCTCTGCAAGCTGCTGCATACGCTTTGTCCGGGCTGATATGCGGCACATTCCCTTTGCAAATGCATTTGATTCAGTGGTGAGTTTTTTTACTACCTTTGGTTACTTTAAAACCGATGCAGAGAATTTGCAGACACTCAAAAGTATCCAGGCAGCGCTTAAACCCGGTGGATCATTTTTTCAGGATTACTTGAACAAAGAATACGTGGTAGAAAATCTCGTGCCGGTTGACTCGCGGCAGGTGAACGGTTTCGAAATTATCCAGGAACGCCAGTATAACCGGACAGCAGAGCGCATTGAAAAAAAAATCACTTTGAAGGAAAATGGTGAAGCCCGAGAATATTTCGAATCGGTGCGACTTTATACCCTCGAGGAGATGAAAAGTTTGCTTGCCAAAACCAGGTTGAAATTGGAAAAAACGTTTGGTGATTTTGATGGCAGCTCGTTTAACAGCAAAAGTCCGAGACTGCTCTTAGTTGGCAAAAAGGAGCCGTCAAATTGA
- a CDS encoding DUF4276 family protein yields the protein MVKVGFFVEGQTERIFLVKYLAEYLAGEHNFSRTEIQHLGSRGTKILTTRNYPESNYYVLIFDCSGDGNVIPALRDRAQNMINQEKYQYLIAIQDLYDRPRSRKREVITSFNELFSHTTYFDNLKFVLAIMEIESWFIADYNLFQRINPIATPEYIRNQLNIDVINTNPETHRHPSEVINRIYQLFGQTYKKREEQSYSIVSRIDYDFLYSDEVKNRVKSWSYFANIVDTVFERD from the coding sequence TTGGTTAAGGTTGGTTTTTTTGTGGAAGGTCAAACTGAAAGGATATTTTTAGTAAAGTATCTTGCGGAATATCTGGCAGGAGAGCACAATTTTTCAAGAACAGAAATTCAACATTTGGGGAGTAGAGGCACTAAAATATTGACTACCCGAAATTATCCGGAGTCAAATTATTATGTGCTCATTTTTGATTGTTCGGGGGACGGCAATGTTATTCCAGCCCTAAGAGATCGTGCTCAAAATATGATTAACCAAGAGAAGTATCAATACTTAATAGCCATTCAAGATCTTTATGATCGTCCAAGAAGTAGAAAACGAGAAGTTATAACTTCTTTCAACGAATTGTTTTCACATACCACCTATTTCGATAATCTAAAGTTTGTTTTAGCAATCATGGAAATAGAATCTTGGTTTATTGCCGACTATAATTTGTTTCAAAGAATTAATCCCATTGCTACGCCTGAATATATTCGAAATCAGTTGAATATTGACGTAATAAATACCAATCCGGAAACGCATAGACATCCATCTGAAGTCATTAATCGAATATATCAGCTTTTCGGACAGACTTATAAAAAAAGAGAAGAGCAATCTTATTCAATTGTGAGTAGGATTGATTATGATTTTTTGTACTCAGATGAGGTTAAAAACCGAGTTAAGAGCTGGAGTTATTTTGCAAATATAGTTGACACTGTTTTCGAGAGGGATTAA
- the bshA gene encoding N-acetyl-alpha-D-glucosaminyl L-malate synthase BshA: MRIAIVCYPTHGGSGVVASELALGLAERGHEIHIVSYATPFRLRSFSQNVFIHEVEVASYPLFKYPPYALSLSAKLADIDEEYNLDLIHAHYAVPHAASAFLAKSILRKEKLKIVTTLHGTDITLVGADKSFYRVIKFSIEESDGVTAVSNFLKNRTIKEFNIEKDIRVIYNFIDTNRCSDSFTDCNKEKYAPNGEKILMHASNFRPVKRVSDVVRIFAKVQEKIPAKLLLVGEGPERLFVQQLVKEMNLTDHVWFLGQQDYIEHVLSCSDLFILPTEQESFGLVALEAHACSVPVVGAATGGLPEVVKDGETGFLLPVGEIAQMAQKSLELLTDDKLNQAFRNNAKKRAVTCFDRELIIPQYEAYYEEILNR, encoded by the coding sequence ATGAGAATAGCAATCGTCTGTTATCCGACTCACGGCGGCAGCGGCGTCGTTGCCTCCGAATTGGCGCTTGGGCTCGCTGAACGCGGCCATGAAATCCATATCGTCAGTTACGCCACGCCATTCCGGCTGCGCTCATTTAGTCAAAATGTGTTCATTCATGAAGTGGAGGTCGCTTCTTATCCCCTGTTCAAATATCCGCCCTACGCCTTAAGCCTTTCGGCAAAGCTGGCAGATATTGACGAAGAGTATAATCTCGACCTCATTCATGCTCATTACGCAGTTCCCCATGCTGCCAGCGCTTTTTTAGCCAAAAGTATTTTGAGAAAAGAAAAGTTGAAAATTGTGACGACTTTACACGGGACAGATATTACCCTGGTGGGCGCCGACAAATCGTTTTATCGCGTCATCAAATTCAGCATCGAAGAATCTGACGGGGTGACGGCGGTTTCTAACTTTCTTAAAAATCGTACTATCAAAGAATTCAATATTGAAAAGGACATTCGGGTGATTTATAATTTCATCGACACCAACCGATGCTCCGACAGTTTCACAGACTGCAACAAAGAAAAATACGCGCCAAATGGCGAGAAGATTCTTATGCACGCCTCTAATTTCCGTCCGGTGAAAAGGGTCAGCGACGTGGTGCGAATTTTTGCTAAAGTACAGGAGAAAATTCCGGCCAAACTTTTGCTCGTGGGAGAGGGGCCGGAGCGGCTTTTTGTGCAGCAACTTGTGAAAGAAATGAATCTCACCGATCACGTTTGGTTTCTTGGCCAGCAAGACTATATCGAACATGTGCTGAGTTGTTCCGACCTGTTTATTCTGCCAACAGAACAGGAAAGTTTTGGTCTGGTTGCTTTGGAGGCGCATGCTTGCAGCGTTCCGGTGGTTGGCGCCGCAACCGGCGGCTTGCCCGAAGTGGTCAAAGACGGCGAAACCGGTTTCCTTCTGCCAGTCGGGGAAATTGCACAGATGGCGCAAAAATCACTTGAGCTGTTGACGGATGACAAATTGAATCAGGCCTTTCGCAACAACGCCAAAAAACGCGCGGTCACATGCTTTGACCGGGAGTTAATTATTCCCCAATATGAAGCTTATTATGAGGAAATTTTGAATCGCTAA